The Deinococcus humi genome has a segment encoding these proteins:
- a CDS encoding STM4011 family radical SAM protein, which translates to MLYRGPLSSCNYACPYCPFAKHTETAAEHAADARALARFSAWAETQPFSLSIFFTPWGEALVRPRYQAALTHLSHLPHIRQLAIQTNLSGSLRWLENAEKSKIGVWATYHPGEVARERFLTRCAELDTLGVRYSVGVVGKKGHFGDIETMRAALPGHVYLWINAFKVGDGYYSQADLTRLGAVDPLFEVNTRRYRVRGMPCNAGETVISVEGDGTARRCHFIERPIGNIYEQDVRDLLRPRPCTRSSCECHIGYVHLPALDAASVYGDGLLARLPDPTLWADAARLETYLARARNLRAN; encoded by the coding sequence GTGCTTTACCGGGGACCGCTGTCCAGTTGCAATTACGCTTGCCCATACTGTCCCTTCGCCAAACACACCGAGACGGCGGCGGAGCATGCAGCAGACGCACGGGCACTGGCCAGGTTCAGTGCCTGGGCGGAAACGCAACCTTTCTCCCTGTCTATTTTCTTCACGCCGTGGGGTGAGGCGCTGGTCAGGCCGCGCTATCAGGCCGCTTTAACCCACCTGAGTCATCTGCCGCACATTCGGCAACTCGCCATTCAGACCAATCTCTCCGGCTCGTTGAGGTGGCTGGAAAATGCCGAGAAATCGAAGATCGGTGTGTGGGCCACCTATCACCCCGGCGAGGTGGCGCGCGAACGCTTCCTGACCCGCTGCGCCGAACTAGACACTCTCGGCGTGCGCTACAGCGTGGGGGTGGTGGGCAAGAAAGGGCATTTCGGAGACATTGAAACCATGCGCGCCGCTCTGCCAGGGCACGTTTACCTGTGGATCAACGCCTTCAAGGTGGGAGACGGCTATTACTCGCAGGCCGATCTAACCCGACTGGGCGCGGTGGATCCACTGTTTGAGGTCAACACACGCCGCTACCGCGTGCGCGGCATGCCGTGTAACGCGGGCGAGACAGTCATTAGTGTGGAGGGTGACGGCACCGCCCGCCGCTGCCACTTCATCGAGCGGCCCATCGGTAATATTTACGAGCAGGACGTACGCGACTTGCTGCGCCCCCGGCCCTGCACCCGCTCAAGCTGTGAGTGCCATATCGGCTACGTCCATCTGCCGGCACTAGACGCAGCCTCTGTGTACGGCGACGGGCTGCTGGCGCGTCTGCCTGACCCGACCCTGTGGGCGGACGCAGCGAGGCTGGAAACGTATCTGGCACGGGCACGAAACCTCCGAGCAAATTGA
- a CDS encoding STM4013/SEN3800 family hydrolase, with the protein MLNAREWIGTCDVMLLTLDSLRYDVAVMALEAGETPHLAAVLPGEVWEKRQTPGSFTYAAHHAFLSGFLPTPARPGRHPRLFAAAFEGSRSTSPQTFTFEEATLPEALATRGYHTVCVGGVGFFNRRSALGSVLPDLFAEAHWSPASGVKNPDSADVQMRVAAKALEAVPPGQRVFMLLNVAATHTPTHFYVPGARQDSVETQRAALRTVDAALPILFNVLRARGDTLLIICADHGTCFGEDGYHGHRLAHPQVWTVPYAELLLKETEA; encoded by the coding sequence ATGCTGAATGCGCGTGAATGGATCGGCACCTGTGACGTGATGCTCCTCACACTGGACAGCTTGCGCTATGACGTGGCCGTTATGGCGCTAGAAGCGGGAGAGACGCCCCATCTCGCCGCTGTCCTGCCCGGCGAAGTGTGGGAGAAGCGGCAGACCCCCGGCAGCTTCACCTACGCCGCGCATCACGCTTTTCTGTCGGGCTTTCTGCCCACGCCCGCGCGTCCGGGGCGTCATCCACGCCTGTTCGCCGCCGCTTTCGAGGGCAGCCGCAGCACCTCGCCGCAGACCTTTACCTTTGAAGAGGCCACCTTGCCGGAAGCGCTGGCGACTCGCGGCTATCACACGGTCTGCGTGGGCGGTGTGGGCTTCTTTAATAGGCGCTCGGCGCTGGGAAGCGTGCTGCCTGACCTGTTCGCCGAGGCACACTGGTCCCCAGCCAGCGGCGTCAAGAATCCTGACTCGGCAGACGTGCAGATGCGTGTGGCAGCGAAGGCCCTGGAGGCCGTTCCGCCAGGGCAAAGGGTTTTCATGTTGCTCAATGTTGCGGCCACCCATACGCCCACGCACTTCTACGTGCCGGGCGCGCGGCAGGATTCGGTGGAAACTCAACGGGCCGCCCTGCGAACGGTGGACGCCGCCCTGCCTATCCTTTTTAACGTTTTGCGCGCACGCGGAGACACGTTGCTGATCATCTGCGCCGATCATGGCACCTGCTTCGGCGAAGACGGCTACCACGGTCACCGCCTCGCACATCCACAGGTGTGGACGGTGCCATACGCGGAGCTTCTTTTGAAGGAAACTGAAGCATGA
- a CDS encoding DUF6745 domain-containing protein yields the protein MPQILNAAEVRQLLLSGEARGPLKFRGRLDLSGEKGLRCLPDGLSGDTLDLSDTGLTELPEDLQVGELIARNLPLQSVPASLRVQFRLTLDGCARLQTLPEGLTVGSLNVQDCLSLESLPEGLDVCFLNINRCEALSGWPMHARVRFGHLSARDCLSLRGLPEWLRQVAQLDISGCRGITALPRGLRVSGWLDVAGSGLTGLPAGSVAALRWRGVRVDERLAFAPHTISGAEILAQPNAEVRRVMMERIGSERFLEEVGAKVLDRDTDAGGERTLVRVDLPDDEPFVAVCVGCPSTGRRYTLRVPPTITRAQAASAWLAGFDDAGLYQPVIEA from the coding sequence ATGCCCCAAATTCTGAACGCCGCTGAGGTGCGGCAACTGCTGCTGAGTGGTGAGGCGCGTGGGCCTCTGAAATTCCGGGGGCGCCTGGATCTGTCCGGCGAGAAAGGGTTGCGCTGCCTGCCCGACGGCCTGAGCGGCGACACCCTAGATCTCAGCGATACTGGCCTGACCGAGCTGCCCGAAGACTTACAGGTGGGCGAACTGATTGCCAGAAATCTGCCCCTCCAGAGCGTTCCGGCCAGCCTGCGCGTACAATTTCGCCTGACGCTCGACGGCTGCGCCCGTCTCCAGACGCTTCCCGAAGGCCTAACGGTCGGCTCGCTGAATGTGCAGGACTGCCTCTCGCTGGAATCGCTGCCCGAGGGGCTGGACGTCTGCTTTCTGAACATCAACCGTTGCGAGGCGCTCTCAGGCTGGCCCATGCACGCTCGGGTACGCTTCGGCCATCTGTCGGCCCGGGATTGCCTGAGCCTGCGCGGGTTGCCGGAATGGCTGAGGCAGGTGGCGCAACTGGACATTTCCGGCTGCCGGGGCATTACGGCCCTGCCACGGGGGCTGCGGGTCAGCGGCTGGCTGGATGTAGCTGGGAGCGGCCTGACCGGGTTGCCCGCTGGCTCAGTTGCTGCCCTGCGCTGGCGCGGCGTCCGTGTGGACGAACGGCTGGCCTTTGCCCCCCACACCATCTCTGGCGCGGAAATCCTTGCCCAGCCCAATGCCGAGGTCCGCCGCGTGATGATGGAGCGCATCGGCTCCGAGCGCTTTCTGGAGGAAGTGGGCGCGAAGGTGCTGGACCGCGACACTGATGCGGGTGGCGAACGCACCCTGGTCCGCGTGGATTTGCCGGACGACGAGCCGTTCGTGGCCGTCTGCGTGGGCTGCCCCTCCACCGGGCGGCGTTACACCCTGCGCGTGCCACCCACGATCACACGCGCCCAGGCGGCCTCAGCGTGGCTGGCGGGTTTTGATGACGCCGGGTTGTATCAACCGGTGATCGAGGCGTAG
- a CDS encoding STM4014 family protein translates to MLLIAPPQGRRARAFGATLNDLGWPPARVVSYLDLMEDRVRLADQVRPGSIVRFESPGEDIGTELALIEMGGGPMVDLEAGELAPSRAWHAGFSQVLQALDAQLQNAPPHTRMQQTAHILTMFDKPATHARLGAAGVPVPEALPEVNSFDGLMVAARERGWTRLFIKLAYGSSGSGIVALQWTGQRVSAATTVRQEAGRLLNSRRLIRSQDWAEIRALIDALAPHRLHVERWLPKASFGGGTIDLRVVVIGGEARHALVRTSRGPITNLHLGNQRGDIEALKTELGAERWTEVGRTAEAALAAFPGALYGGVDLLLTPGWKRRAVLEVNAFGDYHRGILVGGRDTYAAELFALGQAKRGGQNAECA, encoded by the coding sequence GTGCTGCTGATCGCCCCGCCGCAGGGCCGACGCGCCCGCGCTTTCGGGGCCACCCTGAATGACCTGGGCTGGCCCCCGGCGCGGGTGGTGTCGTATCTGGATTTGATGGAGGACCGCGTCAGGCTGGCCGATCAGGTGCGCCCCGGCAGCATCGTCCGATTCGAGTCTCCGGGCGAGGACATCGGCACTGAACTGGCCCTGATTGAGATGGGAGGCGGGCCAATGGTGGATCTGGAGGCAGGCGAACTCGCTCCGTCGCGGGCGTGGCACGCGGGCTTCAGTCAGGTTCTGCAGGCATTGGACGCGCAATTGCAAAATGCCCCCCCCCACACCCGCATGCAACAGACCGCCCACATCCTGACCATGTTCGACAAGCCTGCCACGCACGCGCGGCTGGGGGCAGCGGGCGTCCCAGTGCCAGAAGCGCTGCCGGAAGTGAACTCGTTCGACGGGCTGATGGTCGCGGCGAGGGAACGCGGCTGGACACGGCTGTTCATCAAACTGGCTTACGGCTCCAGCGGTTCAGGCATCGTCGCTTTGCAATGGACCGGGCAAAGGGTCAGCGCCGCAACCACCGTACGTCAGGAAGCTGGTCGTCTGCTCAACTCACGGCGGCTGATCAGATCACAGGACTGGGCGGAGATCAGGGCGCTGATTGACGCGCTGGCCCCGCACCGCCTGCACGTCGAACGCTGGCTGCCCAAGGCCAGTTTTGGCGGCGGCACCATTGATCTGCGCGTGGTGGTCATAGGTGGAGAGGCGCGGCACGCGCTGGTGCGAACGTCGCGCGGGCCGATTACGAATCTGCATCTGGGGAATCAACGGGGCGACATCGAGGCGCTCAAAACGGAACTGGGTGCGGAACGCTGGACAGAAGTGGGGCGCACCGCCGAGGCCGCCCTTGCCGCCTTTCCTGGCGCCCTCTACGGCGGCGTAGACCTGCTGCTGACGCCAGGGTGGAAGCGTCGGGCGGTGCTGGAAGTCAACGCTTTCGGCGACTACCACCGGGGCATTCTGGTGGGCGGCAGGGACACCTACGCGGCAGAACTGTTTGCGCTGGGGCAGGCGAAACGGGGAGGGCAGAATGCTGAATGCGCGTGA
- a CDS encoding STM4012 family radical SAM protein, with protein sequence MTATLPPALAELLRGGPYQSYTYGYPHKTAYRPLSKPVALRDAWANEKRDSLFLYLHIPFCEMRCGFCNLFTVANAPLSLERAYLDALERQMKVVRGALDGAKFSRLAIGGGTPTFLEAQELERVFDLLDTHFGVAGLPASVETSPATATPERLQVLAGRGVSRVSIGVQSFLESEVRGVGRAQSNAEVWTALDNIRAAGLPALNIDLIYGLAHQTPQTWLESLETALMWTPEELFLYPLYVRPLTGIGRLGRTWDDERLELYRLGREFLTSRGYLQTSMRRFQRDILPLASEPEYACQLDGMVGLGCGARSYTRGLHYSSEYAVGRVGVREIIQDFVQQPAGAFEHLTHGIYLSEDERQRRYVLQSLLHISGLNLEVYCQQFGGNALADFPPLVGLADTGLARLEDGVLTLTPAGMELSDAIGPWLYSPAVRALSEAYEWS encoded by the coding sequence ATGACTGCCACCCTGCCGCCCGCATTGGCCGAATTGCTCAGGGGCGGCCCCTACCAGAGCTACACCTACGGCTATCCACACAAGACGGCCTACCGCCCGTTGAGCAAACCCGTGGCCCTGCGCGACGCCTGGGCCAACGAAAAACGCGACTCTCTGTTCCTGTACCTGCATATTCCCTTTTGCGAAATGCGGTGCGGCTTTTGTAACCTGTTTACCGTTGCCAACGCCCCGCTCAGCCTGGAACGGGCGTATCTGGACGCGCTGGAACGGCAGATGAAGGTGGTGCGCGGAGCACTGGACGGTGCGAAGTTCTCGCGCCTCGCCATTGGCGGCGGCACACCCACCTTTCTGGAGGCACAGGAGCTGGAACGTGTGTTTGATCTGCTTGACACGCATTTCGGGGTGGCGGGACTGCCTGCCAGCGTCGAAACCTCTCCCGCCACCGCCACGCCAGAACGGTTGCAGGTGCTGGCCGGGCGGGGCGTTTCCCGCGTCAGCATTGGCGTCCAGAGCTTCCTGGAATCCGAGGTCCGGGGCGTGGGACGCGCCCAGAGCAATGCGGAGGTATGGACTGCGCTGGACAACATCCGCGCTGCCGGGCTGCCAGCGCTGAACATTGATCTGATTTACGGACTGGCCCACCAGACGCCGCAGACGTGGCTGGAGTCGTTGGAAACGGCGCTGATGTGGACGCCAGAGGAGCTGTTTCTCTATCCGCTGTACGTACGGCCACTGACGGGAATCGGGCGGCTGGGGCGCACCTGGGACGACGAGCGGCTGGAATTATACCGACTGGGGCGTGAATTCCTGACCTCGCGCGGGTATCTGCAGACCTCCATGCGCCGTTTTCAGCGGGACATCCTGCCGCTGGCCTCCGAGCCGGAATATGCCTGCCAACTGGACGGCATGGTGGGGCTGGGGTGCGGGGCACGGTCCTACACGCGCGGTCTGCACTACTCCAGCGAGTATGCCGTGGGCCGCGTGGGCGTGCGCGAGATCATTCAGGACTTCGTTCAGCAGCCTGCTGGGGCCTTTGAGCACCTCACCCACGGCATCTATCTGAGCGAGGATGAGCGGCAGCGACGGTACGTCTTGCAATCGCTGCTGCACATATCGGGTCTGAATCTGGAAGTGTACTGTCAGCAGTTTGGCGGTAACGCACTGGCTGACTTCCCACCGCTTGTCGGATTGGCGGATACAGGCCTCGCCAGGCTTGAAGACGGCGTCTTGACCCTCACGCCCGCTGGCATGGAGCTGTCCGACGCCATCGGGCCGTGGCTGTATTCGCCTGCCGTGCGTGCGCTGAGCGAGGCTTACGAGTGGAGCTAG